The region GCAATCTTCCCCCGTGAGCACCTTCTCCGGCTTGTAGATGATCGACTCGATACCGGTCGCGATCTCGACCTTCTCAATCGACAGCGAGTTGTTAATCCCGGGGCCAATCGTCTCGCGCGTGTCGTAACACAGGAACCTCTGATCCGGCGAAAAATTGTCGTTGTTGTCGAGGTTGTGGTTCTGCGGCGAGAACGTGATCTGGCGTTCCTGCGCGATGGATGCGGTGGACATGACGATGCTCCCTGCAACAATTGCGAATGCGAATGCGGACCGGAAACGAACACGATCGGACGTGGCTGCGTGCATGGATTCCCTCTCCCCAAGTGAACTGCGCCCAACGCAGTTTACGACATCGGGGGCGGCGCAGTCATTTGAATCGGGAACAGCCGCCGCGCGGGTTTGCCATTCGCCGGGTGGGACGGTCGGCGACAACGGTAACCCTCCTCCTTCGCTTGATTACGACTGCGGACCGCGGCGTTTCGCGCGGACTACACCAGGGGTCCGTGCGCTGCCGCCGAAACAACCACGTTGAGCTGGAAACAAAAATCTCCGGGAAATCGGTCTTCGCTACGCTTCACAGACTGGTTCAATGCGCCGGTCGTTACGCGATACAGCGTAGCCAAGTCGGCGTCCAACATGACTTTCTGGCCGCGTATGTTAAGAATAAGCGATTCGATACGTTGGGTCGACTTCATAACGCCTCGATGCTATGACCGGTCACAACTTGTGACCGGTTCGTTGTAAGTTTTGTGTTATCAGCGATCAACGCGTCTAAGGTCGCAATTTACGACCTTAAAGAAGTCCATTCTACAGCGGTTGGCGCCATGTCA is a window of Candidatus Hydrogenedentota bacterium DNA encoding:
- a CDS encoding ORF6N domain-containing protein — its product is MKSTQRIESLILNIRGQKVMLDADLATLYRVTTGALNQSVKRSEDRFPGDFCFQLNVVVSAAAHGPLV